One Aneurinibacillus migulanus genomic region harbors:
- a CDS encoding sulfite exporter TauE/SafE family protein has product MSIEITLMGLLVGFLVGLTGVGGAALLTPILIIIGVQPSIAVGTDLVYNSVTKMFGVIQHWKQKTVNFTLVKYLAIGSIPSAIIAVSALHFFADVYHNQEEFIKSALGYVLILVSIATIIRVFFDKRLRPNRWQLAPIEEKKGLTICIGVVFGFIVGLTSIGSGSLFAVAMLYLYRMQASELVGTDIAHAFLLVTVAGVLHAGAGSVDYLLVGNLLLGSIPGVMFGSTLSAKVPARPLRTIIATIILISGLKLI; this is encoded by the coding sequence GTGAGTATCGAAATAACACTAATGGGGTTGTTGGTTGGATTTTTAGTTGGTTTGACCGGAGTAGGAGGGGCTGCGCTTTTAACTCCCATTTTAATTATTATAGGTGTTCAACCTTCTATTGCAGTAGGAACTGATTTAGTCTACAACTCTGTTACAAAAATGTTTGGTGTTATCCAGCATTGGAAGCAGAAAACAGTAAATTTTACATTAGTAAAATATTTGGCTATCGGTAGTATTCCTAGTGCGATTATTGCTGTATCTGCCCTGCATTTCTTTGCCGACGTTTATCACAACCAGGAAGAATTCATCAAAAGCGCGCTCGGATATGTGTTAATCCTTGTGTCCATTGCTACCATTATTCGTGTGTTTTTTGATAAGAGACTGCGACCCAATCGCTGGCAGCTAGCACCGATTGAAGAAAAAAAAGGATTGACCATTTGTATCGGTGTTGTTTTCGGCTTTATTGTAGGGCTTACCTCTATCGGTTCGGGTTCCTTATTTGCTGTAGCTATGTTATACCTGTATCGTATGCAGGCATCGGAGTTAGTAGGGACCGATATTGCCCATGCATTTCTTCTTGTAACAGTTGCAGGTGTACTCCATGCTGGCGCTGGCAGTGTAGACTATTTATTAGTAGGCAATCTTCTTCTGGGTTCCATCCCAGGTGTTATGTTCGGTAGCACCTTATCGGCCAAAGTTCCAGCCAGGCCTCTGCGTACGATTATCGCTACAATTATCCTCATAAGTGGCTTAAAGCTTATATAA
- a CDS encoding thiamine pyrophosphate-binding protein, translated as MQQNIRMDTEALSGKTVAEQLLEQLRIWGVKRMYGVVGDAILGLMDAIAKQDKIQFIAVKHESTAAMMASAEAKLTGGLGVCIATMGPGLGNLLNGLGDAYKDKASVLAITGQAPTDKIGTDYKQYVNQQELIKPLAQYSTLLAHPDAIIKVLNKAMHMSLVKGTVTHLSVPKDMFTRGTKAMPHPKPLLLKGTYHFEAEGLKQAIDIMNLAQRPMILAGVGARNAAKHVETLAEKWGAGLLVSLGAKTILPDTSPNLLGGIGQGGNPYAAQVFTQADVVLLIGDTWWPEGYVPQNARIIQIDYMQENIGKGIPIELGIVGDSATIVPLLVEGVQQSTHTTWKSQWQEMRQKWVQQNEQEGNQTGSPIHPSRIVRAIEKSVQPNAILTLDTGDVTVWMNRNFRSQQQEMLFSGEWRTMGFGLPAALAAKLCMPERQVVAIVGDGGLEMVLADLLTATRYNLQITVIVFNNGYLQMERDKMIVSGFNQEGTDLTNPDFVTLAQACSWNGYRIDSDTKLEEILQQALASNRPALVEVLTAPVVHPETKG; from the coding sequence GCTTGAGCAGCTACGGATCTGGGGAGTAAAACGGATGTATGGTGTAGTCGGCGACGCGATTTTAGGCTTAATGGATGCAATAGCAAAACAAGATAAAATCCAGTTTATCGCTGTCAAGCATGAATCTACAGCAGCAATGATGGCATCTGCCGAAGCAAAGCTAACAGGCGGACTCGGGGTTTGTATCGCTACGATGGGTCCTGGACTTGGTAACCTACTAAACGGGCTTGGTGATGCCTATAAGGATAAGGCATCTGTTCTTGCTATTACGGGACAAGCCCCGACAGATAAAATCGGTACCGACTATAAACAATACGTAAACCAGCAAGAGCTAATCAAGCCACTTGCCCAATATAGTACGCTTCTAGCACATCCTGATGCCATTATTAAGGTATTGAACAAGGCAATGCACATGTCACTTGTCAAAGGTACCGTTACCCACCTATCTGTTCCAAAGGACATGTTTACGAGGGGAACGAAAGCCATGCCCCATCCTAAACCACTCCTGCTAAAAGGAACTTATCACTTCGAAGCGGAAGGATTAAAACAAGCGATCGACATAATGAATCTGGCACAACGTCCAATGATATTGGCTGGCGTAGGAGCTCGCAATGCTGCCAAACATGTGGAAACGCTTGCCGAAAAATGGGGAGCAGGCCTGCTCGTCAGCTTAGGCGCAAAAACAATACTCCCTGATACGTCTCCTAATTTGTTGGGCGGAATCGGTCAAGGAGGAAATCCTTATGCAGCACAAGTATTTACGCAAGCAGATGTAGTGCTGCTTATAGGAGATACGTGGTGGCCGGAAGGATATGTACCTCAAAACGCTCGCATTATCCAAATCGATTACATGCAAGAAAATATAGGAAAGGGAATTCCAATCGAGTTAGGAATCGTTGGCGACTCAGCTACAATCGTTCCTTTATTGGTTGAAGGAGTGCAGCAATCCACTCATACAACGTGGAAATCTCAATGGCAGGAGATGAGACAGAAATGGGTACAACAGAATGAACAGGAAGGCAATCAAACAGGCTCTCCCATTCACCCATCTAGAATCGTACGGGCCATCGAAAAATCTGTGCAACCTAATGCTATTCTTACGCTTGATACGGGTGATGTAACCGTATGGATGAATCGAAACTTTCGTTCGCAGCAGCAGGAAATGCTGTTCTCCGGCGAATGGAGGACGATGGGATTCGGACTTCCCGCTGCGCTGGCAGCCAAATTATGTATGCCAGAAAGACAGGTAGTCGCCATCGTTGGAGACGGCGGTCTTGAAATGGTTCTGGCTGACTTACTAACAGCTACGAGGTATAATCTGCAGATTACTGTCATCGTATTTAACAATGGTTATTTGCAGATGGAACGCGATAAGATGATCGTAAGTGGATTTAATCAGGAAGGTACCGATCTGACAAATCCTGATTTTGTTACATTAGCCCAAGCATGTAGCTGGAATGGATACCGGATTGATTCAGATACAAAGCTCGAAGAAATACTACAGCAAGCACTTGCATCCAATCGGCCAGCACTGGTTGAAGTACTGACCGCTCCGGTAGTGCATCCTGAAACAAAAGGGTAA